The proteins below are encoded in one region of Deltaproteobacteria bacterium:
- a CDS encoding AarF/UbiB family protein, which yields MNFLRIHLSYKNIQRLRQIIAILISHGFYPIIEKMYLTKLISLPQRIMRKKATADHEAISLAVRTRLAFEELGPTFIKFGQILSTRPDILPREFIREFLKLQDEVPPFPFQDVIKVIEDEFKRPAKELFREIDERPAAAASIAQVHRAITMDGEDVVIKAQRPDIEAIIDTDISILQHLAKLIVKYIPEARVYDPAGMVDEFAITIKKEMDFTLEASYTERFKQNHSDDPRVFIPAIYWNLTGKKVITMERITGIKIDNVEKLKANGIDTEKIGHIMTEVLFRQVFEFGIFHGDLHSGNIFVTGPEQIALVDFGIVGRVDREMQENLADIFVGLMSEDYELLTRVYLRMGILPEDINEASFTREYQELLFSYFGKPFKRTSVGELLTSYIRLASRHRIRMPRELLLLDKCILELEGLSRLLHPDVNVLVESQQFASRLIAKRFGPAAMAKGAVDTMREYQAFAKTLPSQINQILKKMTSDKFTIDFVHKGLEDLMGEMDRSSNRLTFGVIVAALIIGSSLVMAFGGGPKLFGYPFLGIFGFLIAGFMGLWLAFLILRSGKF from the coding sequence ATGAACTTCCTAAGAATCCACCTCTCATACAAAAATATTCAGCGGCTCCGGCAAATTATCGCCATACTAATCAGTCACGGTTTTTACCCGATAATAGAGAAGATGTATCTGACTAAACTCATATCCCTCCCGCAAAGAATCATGAGGAAAAAGGCGACCGCAGACCATGAAGCCATATCCCTTGCTGTTAGAACAAGGCTTGCCTTCGAAGAACTCGGTCCTACATTTATCAAGTTTGGACAGATACTATCCACAAGGCCTGATATCCTGCCTAGAGAATTTATAAGAGAATTTTTAAAGCTGCAGGATGAAGTCCCGCCATTTCCTTTTCAGGATGTTATCAAGGTAATAGAAGACGAATTTAAAAGGCCGGCCAAGGAATTATTCAGGGAGATAGATGAAAGGCCTGCTGCCGCCGCATCCATTGCGCAGGTTCACAGGGCAATTACAATGGATGGAGAAGATGTGGTGATAAAGGCGCAGAGGCCTGACATAGAGGCAATAATAGACACAGATATATCCATCCTCCAGCACCTTGCAAAACTCATTGTAAAATACATACCAGAAGCCAGGGTTTATGACCCTGCGGGTATGGTAGATGAATTTGCCATAACCATAAAAAAGGAGATGGACTTCACATTGGAGGCAAGCTACACAGAAAGGTTTAAGCAAAATCATTCTGATGACCCAAGGGTTTTTATCCCGGCTATTTATTGGAACCTGACAGGCAAAAAGGTCATTACAATGGAAAGGATAACAGGGATAAAGATAGATAATGTGGAAAAACTTAAGGCGAATGGCATAGACACTGAAAAGATAGGTCATATAATGACTGAGGTTTTATTCAGACAGGTTTTTGAATTCGGGATTTTTCACGGAGACCTTCATTCAGGAAATATATTTGTCACAGGGCCTGAACAGATTGCGCTTGTTGATTTCGGGATTGTCGGAAGGGTTGACAGAGAGATGCAGGAAAATCTGGCGGACATATTTGTCGGCCTCATGAGCGAAGACTATGAGCTTCTTACAAGGGTTTATCTGAGGATGGGCATACTGCCGGAGGATATAAACGAAGCGTCGTTCACAAGGGAATATCAGGAATTGCTCTTTTCTTACTTTGGGAAACCCTTTAAAAGAACAAGTGTCGGCGAACTGCTGACGAGCTACATAAGGCTTGCTTCAAGACACAGGATAAGGATGCCGAGGGAGCTCCTGCTTCTGGATAAATGTATACTTGAATTGGAAGGGCTGAGCAGGCTTTTGCACCCTGATGTGAATGTCCTTGTGGAAAGCCAGCAGTTCGCCAGCAGGCTTATAGCAAAACGTTTCGGGCCTGCTGCCATGGCAAAAGGCGCGGTTGATACTATGAGGGAATATCAGGCCTTTGCCAAAACCCTGCCTTCTCAGATAAACCAGATATTGAAAAAGATGACAAGCGACAAATTTACCATAGATTTTGTGCACAAGGGGCTTGAAGATTTGATGGGAGAGATGGACAGGTCATCCAACAGGCTTACATTCGGCGTAATCGTTGCAGCCCTGATTATAGGCTCTTCTCTGGTAATGGCCTTCGGCGGCGGACCGAAATTGTTTGGCTATCCGTTCCTCGGGATATTCGGTTTTTTAATCGCAGGTTTTATGGGTCTCTGGCTTGCGTTTTTGATACTCAGGTCGGGGAAGTTTTGA
- a CDS encoding DUF445 family protein has product MDYRIFIPPITGAVIGWFTNYVAIKMLFRPYRPVNLLGYKLQGLIPKRRKEIAAGIAKTIERELVSAKDFAMILEGIEWKEDVEKAVDEIVEHRFKAGKIKKIPLIGLISENLTYHIKYLLTKEVIKHIDKKKGSFVEKFHDKVNMKEMLVTRIDNLDIKRFEALLTDFIARELRHIEWLGGALGFIIGIIQVGIVYLL; this is encoded by the coding sequence ATGGATTACAGAATATTTATCCCGCCGATTACAGGCGCAGTTATAGGCTGGTTCACAAATTATGTGGCGATAAAAATGCTCTTCAGACCCTACCGCCCCGTAAATCTCCTGGGCTATAAGCTTCAGGGACTCATTCCTAAAAGAAGAAAAGAAATAGCAGCCGGCATTGCAAAGACCATTGAAAGAGAGCTTGTTTCAGCCAAAGATTTTGCCATGATATTGGAAGGTATTGAGTGGAAAGAAGATGTTGAAAAGGCTGTAGATGAGATTGTTGAGCATAGATTTAAGGCAGGCAAGATAAAGAAGATACCGCTTATAGGGCTTATTTCAGAAAACCTTACCTATCACATCAAATACCTCCTTACAAAAGAAGTAATAAAGCATATAGACAAGAAAAAGGGCTCGTTTGTGGAAAAGTTTCATGACAAGGTTAATATGAAGGAGATGCTTGTTACAAGAATTGACAATCTGGATATAAAAAGGTTTGAGGCGCTGCTTACGGATTTCATTGCAAGAGAACTGCGCCACATAGAATGGCTGGGCGGGGCGCTGGGTTTTATAATAGGAATAATACAGGTGGGGATTGTGTATTTGCTTTAA
- a CDS encoding DUF507 family protein, whose translation MRLSEDRISHLAHLITDGIWKDDLVDFVDEDKVLHETKKSIAGYLRIEDGVDDMVRGKIRSISRPIPEGSKEWEILYKKYYQEEIAKKRF comes from the coding sequence ATGAGACTTTCAGAAGACAGGATATCGCATCTGGCGCATCTTATAACCGATGGGATATGGAAAGATGACCTTGTTGATTTTGTAGATGAGGATAAGGTTTTGCACGAGACGAAAAAAAGCATTGCAGGTTATTTAAGGATAGAAGATGGAGTAGACGACATGGTAAGGGGAAAGATACGGTCCATATCAAGACCTATCCCGGAAGGCAGCAAGGAATGGGAGATACTCTATAAGAAATATTATCAGGAAGAGATTGCGAAGAAAAGGTTTTGA
- a CDS encoding DUF507 family protein — protein MRLSKEQVEKISRIILDNLKAKGLIIFKSPEDAVLNRVIEIFSDDLKAEDGLDREVEEMLKGHAKEIEAGRMDYRKMFSLIKGKLVKERGIVI, from the coding sequence ATGCGGCTTTCAAAGGAGCAGGTGGAAAAGATTTCCAGGATTATACTGGATAATTTAAAGGCAAAAGGGCTTATTATCTTTAAGTCGCCGGAAGATGCGGTGTTGAACAGGGTTATCGAAATCTTTTCAGACGACCTTAAGGCTGAAGACGGCCTTGACAGAGAGGTGGAAGAGATGTTAAAGGGGCATGCAAAAGAGATTGAGGCAGGCCGGATGGATTACCGCAAGATGTTTAGCCTTATAAAGGGAAAATTAGTTAAGGAAAGGGGTATTGTCATATGA
- a CDS encoding DUF3185 domain-containing protein codes for MARRQKDYICFIFGIILIIVGVIGLVYPEITLKRTKTVKLGPVTVEEPKKQIFHISPYVAGGMIAGGVILIYIGTKK; via the coding sequence ATGGCAAGGAGACAAAAAGACTATATATGCTTTATCTTTGGGATAATACTTATCATAGTTGGAGTGATAGGACTTGTCTATCCCGAAATTACTCTTAAGAGGACAAAGACTGTAAAGCTTGGTCCTGTAACCGTTGAGGAGCCAAAAAAACAGATATTCCACATATCGCCCTATGTTGCCGGAGGTATGATTGCAGGAGGGGTGATTTTGATTTATATTGGCACAAAAAAATAA
- a CDS encoding PA2779 family protein: protein MRKIKTIFVFKTVALYLAFVFLLIGSIPRNSWAYFAESQQTLSFSRETDINKIQRALESKMVSQRLSEIGLSRGEINSKLQQLSDADVHQFASQMDSLMPGGDAGVTIILLLVIAILVLVIIQMTGHKIVIK, encoded by the coding sequence ATGAGAAAAATTAAAACAATATTTGTTTTCAAGACAGTTGCATTGTATCTGGCATTTGTCTTTTTACTGATCGGCAGCATACCCCGAAATTCATGGGCATACTTTGCTGAATCACAACAGACTTTAAGCTTTTCAAGGGAGACTGACATAAATAAGATTCAGAGGGCGCTGGAATCTAAAATGGTCAGCCAGAGGCTCTCTGAAATTGGGCTCTCCAGAGGTGAGATAAACTCAAAGCTTCAGCAGTTAAGCGATGCAGATGTCCATCAGTTTGCATCACAGATGGACAGCCTTATGCCGGGAGGCGATGCTGGGGTTACTATAATACTGCTTCTGGTCATAGCGATACTTGTCCTTGTTATTATACAGATGACAGGTCATAAGATAGTGATAAAATAA
- a CDS encoding tetratricopeptide repeat protein, which yields MTQKSRRGNQDAETMMHFLRCKILLAVYILLLVTVFTGCAASNKSRKEDADIHYRLGIVHFNGGNIPDALKELTAAVKTYHDDAAFHNALGLAYFVKGMNDDAIKHLKEAVKINEKFSDAHTNLSAVYLEKKEWDLAITETRIAIADIFYATPEFAYVNMGRAFYEKADYLKAEESYKKAIEGNPKYALAYYNLGLTYMKMNRDKGAADMFGLAIKNVPNYADAHYNLGLVLVKLKDKKGALSAFQEVIKLAPDSGMAMSAKGYMDLLK from the coding sequence ATGACTCAAAAATCAAGGCGCGGGAATCAAGATGCGGAAACCATGATGCACTTTTTAAGATGCAAAATTTTACTTGCAGTTTACATCCTGTTGCTTGTAACTGTTTTCACCGGCTGCGCCGCTTCTAACAAAAGCCGAAAAGAGGATGCGGATATACATTATAGGCTTGGCATTGTTCATTTTAACGGAGGGAATATCCCTGATGCGCTGAAGGAATTAACTGCCGCAGTAAAAACATACCATGACGATGCTGCATTTCACAATGCCCTCGGCCTTGCATATTTTGTAAAAGGCATGAATGATGACGCTATAAAACATTTGAAAGAGGCTGTAAAGATAAACGAGAAATTTTCTGACGCCCATACAAATCTGTCGGCTGTTTATCTTGAAAAAAAGGAATGGGACTTGGCCATTACAGAAACAAGGATTGCCATTGCTGATATTTTTTATGCCACCCCGGAGTTTGCTTATGTCAACATGGGACGGGCATTTTATGAGAAGGCCGATTATCTCAAGGCAGAAGAGAGCTATAAAAAGGCTATAGAGGGCAATCCGAAGTATGCGCTTGCCTACTACAATCTGGGTCTCACATATATGAAGATGAACAGAGATAAAGGGGCGGCTGATATGTTTGGGCTTGCAATAAAGAATGTGCCAAATTACGCTGATGCCCACTATAACCTTGGTCTTGTCTTGGTAAAGCTAAAAGATAAGAAGGGCGCGCTAAGCGCATTTCAAGAGGTTATAAAGCTTGCCCCAGACAGCGGGATGGCAATGTCCGCAAAGGGATATATGGATCTGTTAAAATAA
- a CDS encoding DUF4115 domain-containing protein, producing the protein MEQSDMESPGEYLKREREIRGISLEDISNATKIRAGLLIAIERNDFDALPATPFVKGFIQAYCRYLGLDAQDAILRHEAYMRSLAENETPALKQTPADKIRKPEAPAPYPSLSIIVVAVVAIMVIAGGIYTIISKKQTSPAPDSFSDKDPRGQAYSQINRSPEKHSENKVEAKKEEPSLPIKIEGHADIALNSSVSKTSVGPLTLIIEAAKPTWIKAEIDGQNPFEVSLKEGEKVKWNAKEKFSVLIGNAGGVNVIFNGKSLGSLGDEGKVVKLILPPDKAGEDPAIKILNP; encoded by the coding sequence ATGGAGCAAAGCGACATGGAAAGTCCGGGGGAATATCTTAAAAGAGAAAGAGAGATCAGGGGCATTTCTTTAGAAGACATCTCCAATGCCACAAAGATACGGGCCGGGCTGCTTATTGCCATAGAGCGCAATGATTTTGACGCCCTGCCGGCAACTCCGTTTGTAAAAGGTTTTATACAGGCATATTGCAGATATCTGGGCCTGGATGCACAGGATGCGATACTTCGCCACGAGGCATATATGCGAAGCCTCGCAGAAAATGAAACACCGGCTTTAAAACAAACACCGGCGGATAAAATACGGAAGCCGGAAGCCCCTGCGCCTTACCCGTCGCTTTCAATTATAGTTGTTGCCGTTGTCGCAATCATGGTAATAGCAGGCGGCATCTATACCATCATATCAAAAAAACAAACATCTCCCGCTCCGGACTCTTTCTCCGATAAAGACCCTCGGGGACAGGCTTATTCACAAATCAACCGTTCTCCAGAAAAACATTCTGAAAACAAGGTTGAGGCGAAAAAGGAAGAACCTTCTTTACCAATAAAGATAGAAGGCCATGCGGATATAGCTCTTAATTCTTCTGTTTCCAAAACAAGTGTAGGTCCGCTTACTTTGATTATAGAAGCCGCAAAACCTACGTGGATTAAAGCTGAAATAGACGGTCAGAATCCATTTGAGGTGTCCCTTAAAGAAGGGGAAAAGGTAAAGTGGAATGCAAAAGAAAAGTTTTCTGTTCTTATAGGCAATGCAGGCGGTGTTAATGTAATATTTAACGGCAAGTCACTCGGCAGCCTTGGAGATGAAGGTAAAGTGGTTAAACTAATCCTTCCGCCCGACAAAGCTGGAGAAGATCCGGCTATTAAAATTTTAAACCCTTGA
- a CDS encoding GAF domain-containing protein — METITRCRKCGKKMKNERVDDYRVKLACPCGFWEFKTMPAASKAINPYYAQDTFSHIKIDEKGGIVFEMERANREKMEIMTLEEISMLASSDYDLDDVLQSVVEKTAKRLGVDVSSIYLWDGKELVLRATTSFIKEAIGKVRLKLGEGVTGAAAEQGKPIYVRDVSNDPRYKKFSELREKNYASMLSHPIIHKGELFGVLNVQTIAPKEFQEDEIYFVSVIANMLLGAIRIRKKV, encoded by the coding sequence ATGGAAACTATTACCCGCTGCAGAAAGTGCGGCAAAAAGATGAAAAACGAAAGGGTTGATGATTACAGGGTAAAACTTGCATGTCCATGCGGTTTTTGGGAATTCAAGACAATGCCCGCAGCCAGCAAGGCAATCAATCCCTATTATGCACAAGACACATTTTCACATATAAAGATTGATGAAAAAGGCGGCATAGTCTTTGAGATGGAAAGGGCAAACAGGGAAAAGATGGAGATTATGACCCTTGAAGAGATAAGCATGCTTGCCAGCTCTGATTATGACCTGGACGATGTGCTTCAGTCTGTTGTTGAGAAAACTGCAAAAAGGCTGGGAGTGGATGTTTCTTCAATATATCTTTGGGACGGAAAAGAACTTGTCCTAAGGGCAACCACAAGCTTTATAAAAGAGGCTATTGGAAAGGTCAGGCTTAAATTGGGAGAGGGCGTTACAGGCGCAGCCGCCGAACAAGGGAAACCCATATATGTCAGGGATGTGTCAAATGACCCGAGGTATAAAAAGTTTTCTGAATTAAGAGAAAAGAATTATGCATCCATGCTATCACATCCCATTATCCACAAAGGAGAACTTTTTGGCGTGCTGAATGTGCAAACCATTGCGCCAAAGGAGTTTCAGGAGGATGAGATATATTTTGTCTCTGTAATTGCAAATATGCTCCTCGGCGCAATACGGATTAGAAAGAAGGTTTAA
- a CDS encoding peptidase MA family metallohydrolase, which produces MPKHDAETDIDTTKQIAISAPDREDSALENIQESVKDKPDYRTMAQPQTVPNLHRGPLIGEGSQKKENYQKKAQESFEEQIEKRFQKKEGSHFTVKFEGGENSDIGHLISILLEEAYIKVGFDIGYYPEDRIEAVLYTLQQFTDITRAPGWAGAIYDGRIKIPIGGVTSRTSLLERVLFHEYTHALVHRLSKGRAPVWLNEGIAQYEEGAANENINQILVQIARSEKPIPLRPFEGSFMGYNNMQASVAYSVSLSATEYIINEFGISAVRRILGNLGEGKTIEEAVSSGLYISYEDLQSNWFMSLKKRRFAD; this is translated from the coding sequence ATGCCCAAACATGATGCGGAAACAGATATTGACACAACCAAACAGATAGCTATCTCTGCGCCAGATAGAGAAGACAGCGCTTTAGAAAATATACAGGAATCTGTAAAAGATAAACCTGATTATAGGACAATGGCACAACCTCAAACTGTGCCAAACTTACATAGAGGTCCTCTGATTGGAGAAGGTAGTCAAAAGAAAGAAAACTATCAGAAAAAGGCGCAAGAAAGCTTTGAAGAACAGATTGAGAAAAGATTTCAGAAAAAAGAAGGGAGTCATTTTACTGTCAAATTTGAGGGTGGGGAAAATTCAGACATAGGCCATCTTATCTCAATACTTCTTGAAGAGGCTTATATAAAGGTTGGATTTGATATAGGATATTACCCTGAAGACAGGATAGAGGCTGTTCTCTACACCCTGCAGCAATTTACCGATATAACAAGGGCGCCGGGCTGGGCAGGGGCAATATACGATGGAAGGATAAAGATCCCCATAGGGGGCGTAACAAGCAGGACGAGTCTTCTGGAAAGGGTGCTTTTTCATGAATATACCCATGCGCTTGTGCACAGGCTTTCAAAGGGGAGGGCGCCGGTATGGTTGAATGAGGGTATTGCCCAGTATGAAGAAGGCGCAGCAAATGAAAATATAAACCAGATTTTGGTTCAAATCGCAAGGTCAGAGAAACCCATACCTTTAAGGCCATTTGAAGGCTCATTTATGGGCTACAACAATATGCAGGCATCTGTAGCATACTCTGTCAGTCTTTCAGCAACAGAGTATATAATAAATGAATTTGGAATATCCGCAGTCAGACGAATATTGGGAAATCTCGGAGAAGGTAAAACTATTGAAGAGGCGGTATCATCCGGTCTTTATATTTCCTATGAAGACCTGCAAAGCAACTGGTTTATGTCGCTGAAAAAAAGAAGGTTTGCGGATTAG
- the greA gene encoding transcription elongation factor GreA, with product MHKLPVLKQLEEELKKLEKELRIELPKELRKAAAHGDFRENAEYHAAKERQTFLQARVAHLHTRINALASIKLDSLPKDMVAFGSKVFLEDLNTGEEIVYELVTPEEVDPRNGKISIASPIGRVLLNKEIGDEIEIQLPTGKKEYEVKRLITLHDMLKD from the coding sequence ATGCATAAACTCCCTGTCTTGAAGCAATTAGAAGAAGAACTTAAAAAGTTGGAGAAGGAGTTGCGCATAGAGCTGCCAAAAGAACTCAGAAAGGCGGCAGCGCATGGCGACTTCAGGGAAAATGCAGAATATCATGCTGCAAAGGAGAGGCAGACATTTCTTCAGGCAAGGGTTGCGCACCTTCATACAAGAATTAATGCCCTTGCGTCAATCAAGTTAGACAGCCTGCCAAAAGACATGGTTGCATTTGGTTCAAAGGTTTTTTTAGAAGACTTAAATACAGGCGAGGAGATTGTGTATGAACTTGTTACGCCTGAAGAGGTTGACCCAAGGAACGGAAAGATATCTATAGCATCCCCTATCGGCAGGGTGCTTCTGAATAAAGAGATTGGAGATGAGATTGAGATACAGCTTCCAACCGGGAAAAAAGAATATGAAGTTAAAAGGCTTATTACCTTGCATGATATGCTAAAGGATTAA